In Massilistercora timonensis, the following are encoded in one genomic region:
- a CDS encoding glycoside hydrolase family 13 protein, whose product MKEQALFCDGTGGYVIPPEPKCNQTVTLRFRTAKDDVQRVRLITGVGGYEMEKAETKGEFDYYTIDWKLNEEAFSYCFEIWDGETVCYYNQCGTAGEIVEFYNFVIVPGFSTPDWAKGAVMYQIYTDRFYNGDPSNDVETNEYYYIGGYSSRVKDWGKYPATMGVREFYGGDLRGVMEKLDYLQDLGVEVLYFNPLFVSPSNHKYDIQDYDYIDPHYGVIVADGGEVLPEGETDNAKATKYQKRTTDIRNLEASNQLFIEFVEELHRRGMKIILDGVFNHCGSFNKWMDRERIYEDQEGYEPGAFVSPDSPFRSYFRFFRENAEDWPYNVHYDGWWGHDTLPKLNYEDSVKLENYILYIGRKWVSPPYNVDGWRLDVAADLGRSNDYNHEFWKKFRIAVKDANPNAIILAEHYGDPGSWLQGDEWDTVMNYDAFMEPFTWFLTGMEKHSDEMRMELLGNGDNLVGAITHHMSNMLTPSLQTAMNELSNHDHSRFLTRTNHMVGRVETLGSKAAEEYVNPAVMREAVAIQMTWVGAPTIYYGDEAGVCGFTDPDNRRTYPWGKEDQELLGFHKEMIRIHKEHPALRTGSLNILAWKENIFSFARFNQEEQIVVIINNRSELAEVTVPVWRAEVPVKGRMKRLMYSYEDGYTTAYEEYLVQDGEVVVNMGAYSALVIETI is encoded by the coding sequence ATGAAGGAACAGGCTTTATTTTGCGACGGGACCGGGGGGTATGTGATCCCGCCGGAACCGAAGTGTAACCAGACGGTTACACTTCGCTTTCGTACTGCAAAAGACGACGTACAGCGCGTGCGCCTGATCACAGGCGTAGGCGGATACGAGATGGAGAAAGCGGAGACAAAAGGAGAGTTTGATTACTATACTATTGACTGGAAGCTGAACGAGGAGGCATTTTCTTACTGTTTTGAGATCTGGGACGGGGAAACGGTCTGTTATTATAATCAGTGCGGAACAGCAGGGGAGATCGTGGAGTTCTACAATTTCGTCATCGTTCCCGGATTTTCCACACCGGACTGGGCCAAAGGGGCGGTCATGTACCAGATCTATACGGACCGGTTCTACAATGGCGATCCCTCCAATGACGTGGAGACCAATGAGTACTATTATATCGGCGGGTACTCCAGCCGGGTGAAGGACTGGGGAAAATATCCGGCGACTATGGGCGTGCGGGAATTTTACGGCGGCGACCTGCGGGGAGTGATGGAGAAGCTGGATTATCTCCAGGACCTGGGTGTTGAGGTGCTGTATTTCAACCCGCTGTTTGTATCTCCCTCCAACCATAAATATGACATTCAGGATTATGATTATATCGACCCCCACTACGGGGTGATCGTGGCCGATGGCGGGGAAGTGCTCCCGGAAGGGGAGACGGACAATGCGAAGGCTACGAAATACCAGAAGCGGACCACAGACATCCGGAATCTGGAAGCCAGCAATCAGCTGTTTATTGAATTTGTAGAAGAACTTCACCGGCGGGGAATGAAGATCATTCTGGACGGAGTGTTCAACCACTGCGGTTCCTTCAATAAATGGATGGATCGGGAGCGGATCTACGAAGATCAGGAGGGCTATGAGCCGGGAGCTTTTGTCTCTCCGGACAGCCCGTTCCGCAGTTATTTCCGTTTCTTCCGGGAAAATGCGGAAGACTGGCCTTATAACGTGCACTATGACGGATGGTGGGGGCATGATACCCTTCCCAAACTGAATTATGAAGACTCTGTGAAATTGGAGAATTACATTTTATATATCGGGCGGAAATGGGTATCCCCGCCTTATAACGTGGACGGCTGGCGGCTGGATGTGGCGGCGGATCTGGGGAGGAGCAACGACTATAACCATGAGTTCTGGAAGAAATTCCGGATCGCGGTGAAAGACGCGAACCCCAACGCCATCATCCTGGCGGAGCACTATGGCGATCCCGGGAGCTGGCTTCAGGGCGACGAGTGGGATACGGTCATGAATTATGACGCCTTTATGGAGCCCTTTACCTGGTTTCTGACCGGAATGGAGAAGCACAGCGATGAGATGCGTATGGAGCTTCTGGGGAATGGAGATAATCTGGTGGGCGCCATCACCCACCACATGTCCAATATGCTGACGCCCTCGCTCCAGACGGCCATGAACGAGCTGTCCAACCACGATCATTCCCGGTTCCTTACCCGGACCAATCATATGGTGGGGCGTGTGGAGACGCTGGGATCCAAAGCGGCGGAAGAGTATGTGAACCCGGCGGTGATGCGGGAGGCGGTGGCCATTCAGATGACCTGGGTGGGAGCGCCAACCATCTACTACGGCGACGAGGCCGGTGTGTGCGGATTTACCGATCCGGATAACCGCCGGACCTATCCCTGGGGGAAAGAAGACCAGGAACTTCTGGGCTTCCACAAAGAGATGATCCGCATTCATAAGGAACATCCGGCGCTTCGCACCGGATCCTTGAATATCCTTGCTTGGAAAGAGAATATCTTCAGTTTTGCCAGATTTAACCAGGAAGAACAGATCGTAGTCATCATCAATAACCGCAGCGAACTGGCAGAGGTGACGGTGCCGGTATGGCGGGCGGAAGTGCCTGTGAAGGGGCGGATGAAACGGCTGATGTATTCCTATGAAGACGGATATACCACGGCTTATGAAGAATACCTGGTGCAGGACGGCGAAGTAGTAGTAAATATGGGCGCATATTCCGCGCTGGTCATCGAGACAATATAA
- the fsa gene encoding fructose-6-phosphate aldolase: protein MKFFIDTAKVEDIKKANDMGVICGVTTNPSLIAKEGRVFEEVIAEIASIVDGPISGEVKATTTDAEGMIKEGREIAKIHPNMVVKIPMTAEGLKACHQLSKEGIKTNVTLIFTANQALLAARAGATYVSPFLGRLDDISVRGTDLIAEIAEIFKIAGIKTEIIAASIRHPMHVTDCALAGADIATVPYGVIEKMVKHPLTDSGIEKFQADYKAVFGE, encoded by the coding sequence ATGAAATTTTTCATCGACACAGCCAAGGTAGAAGATATCAAAAAGGCCAATGATATGGGCGTTATCTGCGGCGTGACGACAAACCCATCCCTGATCGCGAAGGAAGGCCGGGTTTTTGAAGAAGTGATCGCGGAGATCGCTTCCATCGTAGACGGCCCTATCAGCGGAGAGGTAAAGGCTACCACTACCGATGCGGAGGGGATGATCAAAGAAGGAAGAGAGATCGCCAAGATCCATCCCAATATGGTGGTAAAGATCCCTATGACGGCAGAAGGACTGAAGGCCTGCCATCAGCTGTCCAAGGAAGGGATCAAGACCAATGTGACCCTGATCTTCACAGCGAACCAGGCGCTTCTGGCCGCCAGAGCAGGGGCTACCTATGTTTCTCCGTTCCTGGGACGTCTGGACGACATTTCTGTCAGAGGAACTGATCTGATCGCAGAGATCGCGGAGATCTTCAAGATCGCTGGGATCAAGACAGAGATCATCGCGGCCAGCATCCGTCACCCCATGCACGTGACCGACTGTGCTCTGGCAGGAGCTGATATCGCTACCGTGCCTTACGGAGTTATCGAGAAGATGGTAAAACATCCGCTGACCGACAGCGGCATTGAGAAATTCCAGGCGGATTACAAAGCGGTATTTGGAGAATAA
- a CDS encoding transketolase family protein, with amino-acid sequence MSEVKKIATRESYGNALVELGKKHDDVVVLDADLAAATKTGTFKKAFPERHIDCGIAEGNMMGVAAGIATTGKVPFASSFAMFAAGRAFEQIRNSIGYPKLNVKIGATHASISVGEDGATHQCNEDIALMRTIPGMVVINPSDDVEAKAAVEAAYEHVGPVYLRFGRAAVPVINDNPDYKFEIGKAVTLREGTDVTIIATGLPVSESLAAAEKLAQEGISAAVINMHTVKPLDEEAVAAAAAKTGKIVTVEEHSVIGGLGSAVCDVVAEKAPAKVLKIGINDVYGESGPAAELIKKYGLDSESIYEKVKAFVK; translated from the coding sequence ATGTCAGAAGTAAAGAAGATCGCCACAAGAGAAAGCTACGGTAATGCTTTGGTAGAATTGGGAAAGAAACATGACGATGTAGTTGTCCTGGACGCGGACCTGGCGGCGGCCACCAAGACGGGAACCTTTAAGAAAGCTTTCCCGGAGCGCCACATTGACTGCGGGATCGCAGAAGGAAATATGATGGGCGTAGCGGCGGGGATCGCCACCACAGGCAAGGTTCCTTTTGCAAGTTCTTTTGCTATGTTCGCGGCGGGAAGAGCCTTTGAGCAGATCCGCAACTCCATCGGTTATCCCAAGCTGAATGTGAAGATCGGCGCCACTCACGCAAGTATCTCTGTAGGTGAGGACGGAGCGACCCATCAGTGTAATGAGGATATCGCCCTTATGCGCACCATTCCGGGGATGGTAGTCATCAATCCTTCCGACGATGTGGAGGCAAAGGCCGCGGTAGAAGCAGCTTATGAGCATGTGGGCCCTGTATACCTGCGGTTTGGCAGAGCGGCAGTTCCGGTGATCAACGACAATCCGGATTATAAATTCGAGATCGGCAAGGCTGTGACTCTGCGGGAGGGAACGGATGTGACCATCATCGCCACAGGTCTTCCGGTATCTGAGTCTCTGGCGGCAGCCGAGAAGCTGGCGCAGGAAGGTATCAGCGCGGCAGTGATCAATATGCATACCGTTAAGCCGCTGGATGAAGAGGCGGTAGCGGCAGCAGCGGCGAAGACCGGTAAGATCGTAACAGTAGAAGAACACTCTGTGATCGGCGGCCTGGGCAGCGCGGTCTGCGACGTGGTCGCGGAGAAAGCGCCGGCTAAAGTGCTGAAGATCGGAATCAACGACGTGTACGGAGAATCCGGACCGGCAGCAGAGCTGATCAAGAAGTACGGCCTGGACAGCGAAAGTATTTACGAAAAGGTAAAGGCATTTGTAAAATAG
- a CDS encoding ATP-dependent 6-phosphofructokinase — MLRIGMLTSGGDCQALNAAMRGVVKGICSKRDDVEIYGFQEGYKGLIYSNFKMLTSRDFSGILTVGGTILGTSRQPFKLMRVPDENGLDKVEAMKHTYHKLNLDCLVVLGGNGTHKTANMLSEEGLNVVTLPKTIDNDLWGTDMTFGFQSAVDIATDTIDRIHTTATSHSRVFIIEVMGHKVGWVTLHAGIAGGADIILLPEIPYDIDVIADAINRRKAAGKRFTIIAVAEGAISKKDAKLSKKELKAKQAEKKYPSVAYELAERVQKKTDQEVRITVPGHTQRGGSPCPYDRVLATRLGAAAAEAILDGKYGCMMGVSNDKIIHVPLSEVAGKLKYVDPDSEIIQEAKLTGISFGDK; from the coding sequence ATGTTAAGAATTGGTATGCTGACCAGCGGCGGCGACTGCCAGGCGCTGAACGCGGCAATGCGCGGAGTTGTGAAAGGAATCTGTTCCAAGCGGGACGATGTGGAGATTTACGGATTTCAGGAGGGCTACAAGGGCCTGATCTATTCGAATTTTAAAATGCTTACCTCCAGGGATTTCTCAGGAATCCTGACGGTTGGAGGTACGATCCTGGGAACTTCCCGGCAGCCGTTCAAACTGATGCGGGTACCGGATGAGAACGGGCTGGATAAGGTGGAGGCGATGAAGCACACCTATCACAAACTGAACCTGGACTGCCTGGTGGTCCTGGGCGGAAACGGAACCCATAAGACGGCGAATATGCTCAGTGAAGAGGGGTTAAATGTAGTCACACTTCCCAAGACCATCGACAATGATCTGTGGGGAACGGATATGACCTTTGGGTTCCAGAGTGCGGTGGATATCGCCACGGACACCATCGACCGGATCCATACCACAGCCACATCCCACAGCCGGGTGTTCATTATCGAGGTAATGGGCCACAAGGTGGGTTGGGTGACCCTCCATGCAGGAATCGCCGGCGGGGCGGACATTATCCTGCTTCCGGAGATCCCCTATGATATCGATGTGATCGCGGATGCCATCAACCGCAGGAAAGCGGCGGGCAAGCGCTTTACTATTATCGCGGTGGCAGAAGGCGCCATTTCCAAGAAGGACGCGAAGCTTTCCAAGAAGGAACTAAAGGCGAAGCAGGCGGAGAAGAAATATCCGTCGGTTGCCTATGAACTGGCAGAGCGTGTGCAGAAGAAGACGGACCAGGAGGTGCGGATCACCGTGCCGGGACACACTCAGCGGGGAGGATCTCCCTGTCCTTACGACCGGGTTCTGGCCACCAGGCTGGGAGCCGCGGCTGCGGAGGCGATCCTGGATGGGAAATATGGCTGCATGATGGGTGTTTCCAATGACAAGATCATCCACGTGCCGTTGTCAGAAGTGGCAGGCAAGCTGAAATATGTAGATCCGGATTCTGAGATCATCCAGGAAGCCAAGCTTACCGGGATCAGTTTTGGTGATAAATAA
- a CDS encoding transketolase, giving the protein MNKLELMKTANEIRKGIITAVHSAKSGHPGGSLSAADIYTYLYFEELNIDPKDPRKADRDRFVLSKGHTAPGYYATLANRGFFPVEDLKTLRKVGSYLQGHPDMKHIPGVDMSSGSLGQGISAAVGMAISAKLSNDSYRVYTLVGDGEIQEGQVWEAAMLAGHRKLDNLVVIVDNNNLQIDGPINEVNSPYPIDKKFEAFNFHVINIDGHDFDAIDAAFKEAKATKGQPTAIIAKTVKGKGVSFMENQVSWHGSAPNDEQYEVAMADLEKVGEALCQK; this is encoded by the coding sequence ATGAACAAATTAGAGTTAATGAAGACGGCAAATGAGATCCGCAAGGGCATCATCACTGCGGTTCACAGCGCCAAGTCCGGTCATCCGGGCGGATCGTTATCTGCGGCAGACATCTATACATATCTTTATTTTGAAGAGTTGAACATTGATCCCAAGGATCCCAGGAAGGCAGACCGCGACCGGTTTGTTCTCTCCAAGGGACACACTGCGCCGGGTTATTATGCGACGCTGGCCAACAGAGGATTCTTCCCGGTGGAAGACCTGAAGACCCTGCGGAAGGTAGGATCTTACCTTCAGGGACATCCGGATATGAAGCACATTCCGGGCGTGGATATGTCCAGCGGTTCTCTGGGACAGGGAATCTCCGCGGCGGTAGGTATGGCCATCTCTGCCAAGCTTTCCAATGACAGCTACCGGGTATACACCCTGGTGGGAGACGGTGAGATCCAGGAAGGACAGGTGTGGGAGGCTGCGATGCTGGCAGGCCACAGAAAGCTGGACAACCTGGTAGTGATCGTGGACAATAATAACCTGCAGATCGACGGCCCGATCAATGAGGTAAATTCACCCTATCCCATCGACAAGAAATTTGAAGCGTTCAATTTCCATGTGATCAATATCGACGGCCATGATTTTGATGCCATCGACGCAGCATTCAAAGAGGCGAAGGCAACCAAGGGACAGCCCACGGCTATCATCGCCAAGACTGTGAAAGGCAAAGGGGTTTCCTTCATGGAGAACCAGGTTTCCTGGCACGGTTCCGCGCCAAACGACGAGCAGTATGAAGTCGCCATGGCAGATTTAGAGAAAGTAGGTGAAGCATTATGTCAGAAGTAA
- a CDS encoding LacI family DNA-binding transcriptional regulator produces MNKKKVTSTDIARAAGVSQSTVSMILNRKYNVSFSKETIDKVEAAAKELGYVPQKRKTRRESKKEKLLVVFCSNLTNPYYVMLLQGIESRAKEQGFGLFVCNTQRDLKMEERYLKMMWSLRPLGIIYTCNPSHCFMGMVEELASHIPVAVVNNQNEKLNVDAVELDNSKLGRMMARHLLELGHRKVAYVAPPLTTRQKQRSKRVEGFLKEFGEAGLKDQVIIKAAKEEMDQDIAHIDSEYKIGYELTKELLAETRGVTAIVGLNDMIAFGVLDALHEAKLKVPGDVSVMGCDNTLFARMHKVSLTTIEHFVIFKGRDACDIIMKKIASRDEKYSEIEPISTYHVEYEPKLIVRGTTSYPRRQKKK; encoded by the coding sequence ATGAACAAAAAGAAAGTCACGTCTACGGATATCGCGCGAGCGGCCGGGGTCTCCCAGTCTACCGTGTCCATGATCCTGAACAGGAAATATAACGTCTCCTTCTCAAAGGAGACCATCGATAAGGTGGAGGCTGCGGCAAAAGAGCTTGGCTACGTGCCTCAGAAGCGAAAGACCCGCAGGGAGAGCAAGAAGGAGAAGCTTCTGGTGGTGTTCTGCTCCAATCTGACAAATCCCTATTATGTCATGTTGCTGCAGGGCATTGAGTCCCGGGCCAAGGAGCAGGGATTCGGGCTTTTTGTGTGCAACACCCAGCGGGACCTGAAGATGGAAGAACGGTATCTGAAAATGATGTGGTCCCTGCGGCCCCTGGGGATCATTTATACCTGCAATCCCAGCCATTGTTTCATGGGAATGGTGGAGGAACTGGCCTCCCATATCCCGGTTGCGGTGGTCAACAACCAGAACGAGAAGCTGAACGTGGACGCAGTGGAACTGGATAATTCCAAGCTGGGGCGGATGATGGCCCGGCATCTTCTGGAACTGGGGCACCGGAAGGTGGCCTATGTGGCGCCGCCACTTACTACCAGGCAGAAACAGCGATCCAAACGAGTGGAAGGATTCCTGAAAGAATTCGGGGAAGCGGGGTTGAAGGATCAGGTGATCATTAAGGCGGCGAAGGAAGAGATGGATCAGGATATCGCCCATATCGATTCCGAGTACAAGATCGGGTACGAGCTGACGAAAGAGCTGCTGGCGGAGACCAGGGGTGTGACGGCCATCGTGGGGCTTAACGATATGATCGCTTTTGGGGTGCTGGACGCCCTTCATGAAGCAAAGCTGAAGGTGCCGGGAGATGTTTCTGTCATGGGCTGTGACAACACCCTGTTCGCCCGGATGCACAAGGTGTCTCTGACAACCATTGAACATTTCGTGATCTTCAAGGGGCGGGACGCCTGTGACATCATCATGAAGAAGATCGCTTCCCGTGATGAGAAATATTCAGAGATCGAGCCAATCAGCACCTATCATGTAGAGTATGAGCCGAAACTGATCGTCCGGGGAACGACCTCTTATCCCAGACGGCAGAAGAAAAAATAA
- the map gene encoding type I methionyl aminopeptidase, translating into MDKLDIKLWSLAAKGQIVPDRSMLKTPEQINAIKKSAALNTAVLNHVAEHIRAGMSTAQIDRLVYDFTVQHGGIPAPLNYEGFPKSVCTSVNNVICHGIPDEQEILKDGDIINVDVSTILNGYYSDASRMFAIGSLSPRATKLLQVTQECVERGLAQAKPWGHLGDIAYAIWSHAQRNGYSVVEEIGGHGIGLEFHEEPFVSYVTPKGSEMVLVPGMMFTIEPMINEGSPDFYIDEENGWTVYTIDDGLSAQIEYMVLITETGAEVLTK; encoded by the coding sequence TTGGACAAATTAGACATCAAATTATGGTCTCTTGCCGCAAAGGGACAGATCGTTCCGGACCGCTCCATGCTGAAGACTCCGGAACAGATTAACGCAATTAAAAAAAGCGCCGCGTTAAACACGGCGGTTTTGAATCATGTGGCGGAACATATCCGCGCCGGCATGAGCACCGCTCAAATTGACCGGCTCGTCTATGATTTTACGGTACAGCACGGCGGAATACCCGCCCCGCTGAATTATGAGGGCTTCCCCAAAAGTGTATGCACTTCCGTGAATAACGTGATCTGTCACGGGATCCCCGACGAACAAGAAATTTTAAAAGACGGAGATATTATCAATGTAGACGTCTCTACCATCTTAAACGGATATTATTCTGACGCCTCCCGGATGTTCGCCATCGGCTCTTTGTCTCCCCGGGCCACCAAACTTCTCCAAGTCACACAGGAGTGTGTGGAGCGGGGACTTGCCCAGGCCAAACCCTGGGGGCATCTGGGAGATATCGCCTATGCTATCTGGAGCCACGCGCAGCGCAACGGCTACTCCGTTGTGGAAGAGATCGGCGGCCACGGGATCGGACTGGAATTCCATGAAGAGCCTTTTGTCAGCTATGTCACTCCCAAGGGAAGCGAAATGGTCCTGGTTCCCGGCATGATGTTTACCATCGAACCTATGATCAATGAGGGCAGTCCTGATTTCTATATCGACGAGGAAAATGGCTGGACTGTATACACCATTGACGATGGTCTGTCCGCTCAGATCGAATATATGGTCCTCATTACCGAGACCGGTGCAGAAGTACTAACAAAATAG
- a CDS encoding YbaB/EbfC family nucleoid-associated protein, whose product MAKRGGFPGGGMPGNMANLMKQAQKMQRQMEEQAKEMETKEFTATAGGGAVEVTVSGARKLVKLSLAEEAVDPDDVEMLEDMIVAAVNEALEKVDAESASAMSKFTGGMGGGIPGLF is encoded by the coding sequence ATGGCAAAACGAGGAGGATTCCCGGGCGGCGGAATGCCGGGGAACATGGCAAATCTTATGAAGCAGGCGCAGAAGATGCAGCGTCAGATGGAAGAGCAGGCAAAAGAGATGGAGACGAAGGAATTCACCGCTACAGCCGGAGGCGGCGCGGTGGAAGTGACGGTTTCCGGAGCCAGGAAGCTGGTGAAGCTGTCTCTTGCGGAAGAAGCGGTAGATCCGGATGACGTGGAGATGCTGGAAGATATGATCGTGGCGGCAGTCAATGAGGCGCTGGAAAAAGTGGATGCAGAATCCGCGTCTGCCATGTCTAAGTTCACCGGCGGCATGGGCGGCGGAATACCGGGACTGTTCTAG
- the dnaX gene encoding DNA polymerase III subunit gamma/tau produces MSYMALYRKFRPDEFEDVKGQDAIVRTLKNQIKSDRAGHAYLFCGTRGTGKTTVAKIFAKAVNCEHPVDGSPCGECASCRSIAAGTSMNVIEIDAASNNGVDNIREIREEVAYRPTEGRYKVYIIDEVHMLSIGAFNALLKTLEEPPEYVIFILATTEANKIPVTILSRCQRYDFKRISIETIADRLRELIAKEQWDVEDKAVRYLARAADGSMRDALSLLDQCAAFYMGEKLTYDHVLEVLGAVDTEVFSRLLRELLAMDAKKVIETVDELVMQGRDISQLAADFTWYLRNLLLVSSSEEMEDVLDMSTENLARLKEEAQMVDMDTLLRYIRVFSDLGSQLRYATQKRVLLEVALIKLCRPAMETRPDALLDRIRAVEKQLEEGMETLAANVQAGRGGGSLAADRPEPVREPVAKPRLSEALNEDVKAVAGDFRSFLNDMSPMLRTYLKQARLSAGEGNRLLIVLPDELSASAAGTEEHKKEIQQVIADKTGKMVEVEFRSLENGRRFEDQYVDLENLIHMEITVEDE; encoded by the coding sequence ATGTCGTACATGGCGTTGTACCGGAAGTTCCGGCCAGATGAATTTGAAGATGTAAAGGGCCAGGATGCCATCGTCAGGACATTGAAAAATCAGATCAAATCAGATCGGGCGGGTCACGCATACCTTTTCTGCGGGACCCGGGGTACAGGTAAGACCACCGTGGCCAAGATCTTCGCGAAAGCGGTCAACTGTGAGCATCCGGTGGATGGAAGCCCCTGTGGGGAATGTGCGTCCTGCCGCAGTATTGCGGCAGGCACTTCCATGAATGTGATCGAGATCGACGCGGCTTCCAACAACGGCGTGGACAACATCCGGGAGATCCGGGAGGAAGTGGCTTACCGTCCCACGGAAGGCCGCTACAAGGTCTATATCATCGACGAGGTCCACATGCTTTCCATTGGCGCTTTCAACGCGCTTTTGAAAACCCTGGAAGAACCGCCGGAATATGTGATCTTTATCCTGGCCACCACAGAGGCCAACAAGATCCCGGTCACCATCCTGAGCCGCTGTCAGCGTTATGATTTTAAGCGGATCTCCATTGAGACCATTGCGGACCGGCTGCGGGAGCTGATCGCGAAGGAGCAGTGGGATGTGGAGGACAAAGCGGTCCGCTACCTTGCCCGGGCGGCGGACGGTTCCATGCGGGACGCCTTAAGCCTTCTGGACCAGTGCGCTGCTTTCTATATGGGGGAGAAACTGACCTACGACCATGTGCTGGAAGTGCTGGGGGCGGTGGATACAGAGGTGTTCAGCCGGCTTTTGCGGGAGCTTCTCGCCATGGATGCGAAGAAAGTGATCGAAACCGTGGATGAACTGGTGATGCAAGGGAGAGACATCTCCCAGCTGGCGGCGGATTTCACCTGGTATCTGAGAAATCTTCTGCTGGTGAGCAGTTCCGAGGAGATGGAGGACGTGCTGGATATGTCCACGGAAAATCTGGCCCGCCTGAAGGAAGAGGCGCAGATGGTGGACATGGATACGCTGCTGCGGTACATTCGCGTGTTCTCTGACCTGGGAAGCCAGCTGCGGTACGCCACACAGAAGCGGGTGCTCCTTGAGGTGGCGCTGATCAAGCTGTGCCGTCCGGCCATGGAGACAAGACCGGACGCCCTTCTGGACCGGATCCGGGCAGTGGAGAAACAGCTGGAAGAAGGGATGGAGACCCTGGCTGCGAATGTGCAGGCGGGCCGGGGCGGCGGATCCCTGGCAGCAGACCGCCCGGAACCTGTGAGAGAACCGGTGGCAAAGCCCAGGCTTTCCGAGGCACTCAATGAAGATGTGAAAGCGGTGGCCGGAGATTTCCGCAGTTTCTTAAACGACATGTCCCCCATGCTCCGCACCTATCTGAAACAGGCGCGCTTAAGCGCGGGAGAGGGCAACCGCCTTCTTATCGTTCTCCCGGATGAACTGAGCGCCAGCGCGGCGGGGACGGAGGAGCATAAAAAAGAAATCCAGCAGGTGATCGCCGACAAGACGGGGAAGATGGTGGAGGTAGAATTCCGAAGCCTGGAAAACGGCAGAAGGTTTGAGGATCAGTATGTGGATCTTGAGAACCTGATCCATATGGAAATAACGGTGGAAGATGAATAA
- the recR gene encoding recombination mediator RecR yields MEYYSNQIGKLIEELSSFPGIGTKSAARLAFHLIHMPKEDVKRLADTMVEARENVRYCKECCTLTDQEMCPICSNPARDHKTIMVVENTRDLAAYEKTGRYDGVYHVLHGAISPMLGIGPEDIRLKELITRLEGDVEEVIIATNSSLEGETTAMYISKLIKPTGIKVSRIASGVPVGGDLEYIDEVTLLRALEGRTEL; encoded by the coding sequence ATGGAATATTACAGCAATCAGATCGGGAAGTTGATCGAAGAACTGTCAAGCTTTCCCGGGATCGGGACAAAGTCAGCGGCAAGGCTGGCTTTTCACTTGATACACATGCCCAAAGAAGATGTAAAAAGGCTGGCGGACACCATGGTGGAGGCTAGGGAAAATGTGCGCTACTGTAAGGAATGCTGCACCCTGACAGACCAGGAGATGTGCCCTATCTGCAGCAATCCGGCCCGGGACCACAAGACCATCATGGTGGTGGAAAACACCCGGGATCTTGCGGCCTATGAGAAGACCGGGAGATACGACGGGGTCTATCACGTGCTCCACGGCGCCATTTCTCCCATGCTGGGGATCGGGCCGGAGGATATCCGTCTGAAGGAGCTGATCACCCGTCTGGAGGGGGATGTGGAGGAAGTGATCATCGCCACCAATTCCAGCCTGGAAGGGGAGACTACCGCCATGTATATCAGCAAGCTGATCAAGCCCACAGGTATCAAGGTCAGCCGGATCGCCAGCGGGGTTCCGGTGGGGGGAGACCTGGAATACATTGACGAGGTAACGCTTCTGCGTGCGCTGGAAGGGCGGACCGAACTTTGA